The segment GAGGCTAAGGCGCCAGGAAGCGGCGGAGGATCTCCTCGCCCGCCGCGACCCCGGTCTCCGGCAGGGCCGTGACCCGCGGTCCCGACCAGCCGGCCGCCGCCAGCTCGCCGTGGGCCGGCCGCCATGCCCGGTCGGCCGCCAGCAGCAGATCCGCGTCCAGCAGGGAGTCCCCCGCCGCGAGGGTCTCCGCCGTGCCCGCCCGCCGGGCCACCTCCCGTACCGCCGCGCTCTTGGTGAGCGGCTTCGGTACGGCGTAGATCTTCCGGCCCTGGAGCGAGAGGGACCAGCCCCGCGGCTCGGCCCAGTCGGTCAGCTCCTTGACCCAGCCCTCGGGCAGCAGCGCACGGTCGACGACGAGATAGGCGAACAGTTCCTCGGCCACGCGCTCCTTCAGCACCCACGCGGGGTCGGCGGTGGCCAGCAGCCGGCCCCGGACCTCGGCCAGGGACGCGCATTCGCCGTCGAGCCGGGCGGTGACGGTCCGCTGCCAGCCGGGGTCGGAGACGCCGTCGACGAGGATGTGCCCGCCGTTGGCGCAGACCGCGTACGCGGGCGGCGGTCCCGGCAGCCTGATCCGTCCGTACTGCTCGCGGGTGCGGGTGGTGGTGGGCACGAACACCGTCTCGGCGGCGACCCTGGCCAGCAGCCCGGCCGCGGTCTCGGTGACGTACGACAGCGGCTTGGACTGATAGACCTCGACGCACAGCAGCCGGGGCGCGAGCGCGTCGGGGCCGGTGAGCTCGAGGGCGGCGGCCGAGTAGATCAGTGTGCGGTCGAGGTCGCTGGCGACCAGCCGGCCGGCGGGGGCGCTGTTCACGGGGCGGTCACCGCCTTGCCGTCGGCGCCGGTGGCGCCCCGGGTGTAGCGGGGGTGGATCAGTCCGACGCAGGTGTACGGCAGCCGCTCGACCTCCTCGACGGGCACCCCGCGCTGTTCGGCCAGCAGCCGGACATGGTCGAGGTCGGGTCCGGCTCCGGCGCGGGCGAGGATCTTCCAGGGGACCCGGCGCAGCAGTACCCGGGTCGTCTCGCCGACGCCGGGCTTGACCAGGTTGATGTCGTTGATTCCGTACTCCTCGCTGATCCGCTCGACGGCGGCCCAGCCCTCCCAGGTCGGGGTGCGGTCGCTCGACAGCAGCTCCTTGACCTCGATGGCGACGGCGGCGGCGACCTCGTCGAAACGGGCCGCGACGGTGGCGACGAAATGGCCGGAGACATCGGAGCCGTGCAGTTCGCGGTAGAACTTGGCGCCGTGGTAGTCGTCCGGTCCGACCAGGTCGGCGCGGAGGACGGTCCGCGATATCAGCCCGGAGACGGTGGAGTTGAGGCAGGCGGAGGGGATGAGGAAGTCCTCGCGGGTGCCGTAGGTGGAGACACAGCTCCCGGGGTCGGCGAGGACCGCGATCCTCGGGTCGAAGCCCTCGAACTCTCCGATGGCGGCGGCGAGTTCACGGGTGATCGCGCCCTTGCCGGTCCAGCCGTCGACGAAGACGACATCGGCCGGGTCGTGGTGGTCGCGCAGCCAGCGCAGCGCGTTGGCGTCGATGCCCCGGCCCCGGACGATGGAGACGGCGTAGTGCGGCAGGTCGAGGCCGTGGCGCCGGCGGGCCCAGTGGCGCATCAGGACGCCGACGGGGGTCCCGGCCCGGGCCAGGGAGACCAGGACCGGCCGGGGCGAGCGCTCGGCGAGCACGGTCTCGGTGACGGTGCCGACCGCGCGGGCGATCCGGACGGCGGAGTCGTCCAAGGCGCGCTGGAAGAGCTGCTGGTAGTCGGCGCTGGGCTGGTATTCGACCGGCAGCGATTCGGCGTAGTGGGCGCCGCCGCTCTGGATGGCCTCCTCGCGCTCCTCGGTGGGGGCTTCGAGCCGGGTGTCCGACAGGTCCTGGAGCAGCCAGCCGACGTCCTCGGGCGCATAGGACGAGAAGGCGGGGCCGCGCAGCGGCTCGGACAGCATGGATGCCCTTTCCGGTTCCGGTTCCTGTGCCTGTGCCTGTGCCTGTTGCGGGTTCCGGCCGGTCGGCGGTACGGGGATATG is part of the Streptomyces qinzhouensis genome and harbors:
- a CDS encoding HAD family hydrolase, producing the protein MNSAPAGRLVASDLDRTLIYSAAALELTGPDALAPRLLCVEVYQSKPLSYVTETAAGLLARVAAETVFVPTTTRTREQYGRIRLPGPPPAYAVCANGGHILVDGVSDPGWQRTVTARLDGECASLAEVRGRLLATADPAWVLKERVAEELFAYLVVDRALLPEGWVKELTDWAEPRGWSLSLQGRKIYAVPKPLTKSAAVREVARRAGTAETLAAGDSLLDADLLLAADRAWRPAHGELAAAGWSGPRVTALPETGVAAGEEILRRFLAP